A stretch of Schistocerca nitens isolate TAMUIC-IGC-003100 chromosome 6, iqSchNite1.1, whole genome shotgun sequence DNA encodes these proteins:
- the LOC126263647 gene encoding pro-resilin-like isoform X5: MKVCALLLAAVACAVAEPPVDRSYLPPSSQYGAPAPGMQFGARSPSAQYGAPAVGAASFGRSSAGPAARVSSSFGSASSRRFGGAGRRFGSAAAGGLSTQYGVPSAGAGFGGLGLSSQSYSSGALSAQYGAPLVDSGFGRSGGPSPVYGVPGYGRAGAQEDDLAEPANYEFSYSVEDANTLSDFGQEESRQGESAQGQYRVLLPDGRKQIVSYQADEGGYRPTIEYEDTGLTAYSAGGYGYGRGRA; the protein is encoded by the exons ATGAAG GTGTGCGCGTTGCTGCTGGCCGCCGTGGCGTGCGCCGTCGCCGAGCCGCCGGTGGACCGGTCCTACCTGCCACCCAGCAGCCAGTACGGCGCGCCGGCTCCCGGCATGCAGTTCGGCGCTCGGTCGCCCAGCGCGCAGTACGGAGCCCCAGCCGTGGGCGCCGCGTCCTTCGGCCGCTCCAGCGCGGGCCCCGCCGCGCGCGTCTCCTCCAGCTTCGGGTCGGCGTCCTCCAGGAGGTTCGGCGGCGCCGGCAGGAGGTTCGGATCGGCCGCTGCCGGAGGCCTGTCgacccagtacggcgttccgtccGCTGGCGCCGGTTTCGGCGGACTCGGCCTTTCCAGCCAGTCGTACTCCAGCGGCGCCCTCTCCGCGCAGTACGGGGCTCCCTTGGTGGACTCTGGCTTTGGGCGATCCGGTGGCCCTTCTCCAGTATACGGTGTGCCTGGCTACGGTCGTGCTGGTGCCCAGGAGGACGACCTTGCT GAGCCGGCCAACTACGAGTTCAGCTACTCGGTGGAGGACGCCAACACGCTGAGTGACTTTGGACAAGAGGAGTCCAGGCAGGGGGAGAGCGCCCAGGGCCAGTACCGCGTGCTGCTGCCCGACGGCCGCAAGCAGATCGTCTCCTACCAGGCGGACGAGGGCGGCTACAGGCCCACCATAGAGTACGAGGACACTGGACTCACCGCCTACTCCGCCGGTGGATACGGCTATGGCAGAGGGCGCGCCTGA